A window from Thiomonas sp. FB-Cd encodes these proteins:
- a CDS encoding RNA-guided endonuclease TnpB family protein translates to MSSMQTAFRFRCYPSATQEQTLLRWVGCQRFIYNAKVGEDRYFRTFARKSLQHAGQFAPIDQQYSHFITESTRWLREVPSVVLRNAATRWKQAYSRYFSKLGGRPTIKKRDRSSSVWLTSELFQFVPHTDAATGEITHRLLVGTKKFPLGEICFVADRDFKIPASITLSIKAGRWFVSGTCDDATVQPTFEETADWLQTFGQDELLQRTVGVDRGVAIPAMASNGVAFDISDVQKARIAKKQSAAKRWQRKLSRRAKGSANREKAKRRIDRLRQYERDVRRDFAHKASHAIVNDPRAAMIVFEDLGVQRMTRRAKPKQDASGRWMRNNAAAKSGLNAAILASSWGHIKQFSVYKALRAGKLCLDVSAHHTSQECAACGHSHPENRTTQALFLCQRCGHQDNADANASKVIARRGVDLVRSGQYRDKDRKRTMRLRSKQQLGPERSEVMPGESRVSHGTGNGAALLTQNQETPATTLCV, encoded by the coding sequence ATGTCCAGTATGCAAACGGCCTTCCGCTTCCGCTGCTACCCGAGCGCCACACAGGAGCAAACGCTGCTGCGCTGGGTCGGGTGCCAACGCTTCATCTACAACGCGAAGGTCGGCGAAGACCGTTATTTCCGCACGTTCGCGCGCAAGAGCTTGCAGCATGCGGGCCAGTTTGCTCCGATCGATCAGCAGTACAGCCACTTCATCACCGAGTCCACACGGTGGCTACGCGAAGTGCCTAGTGTTGTGCTTCGCAACGCCGCCACGCGCTGGAAGCAGGCGTATTCGCGCTATTTCAGCAAGCTGGGCGGGCGCCCGACCATCAAGAAGCGCGATCGCTCTTCGTCGGTATGGCTCACGTCGGAGCTGTTCCAGTTCGTGCCGCATACCGATGCGGCGACAGGCGAGATCACGCACCGTCTGTTGGTCGGCACGAAGAAATTCCCACTGGGCGAGATCTGCTTCGTTGCGGATCGCGACTTCAAGATCCCAGCTTCGATCACGCTGAGCATCAAGGCCGGTCGCTGGTTCGTCTCTGGCACCTGCGACGATGCCACGGTCCAGCCGACGTTCGAAGAAACGGCGGACTGGCTGCAAACCTTTGGGCAGGACGAACTGCTCCAGCGCACGGTCGGCGTCGATCGTGGCGTTGCCATCCCGGCGATGGCGTCCAACGGCGTCGCCTTCGACATCAGCGACGTGCAAAAGGCGCGCATCGCCAAGAAGCAATCTGCGGCGAAGCGGTGGCAGAGGAAGCTCTCGCGCCGCGCCAAGGGCAGCGCCAATCGGGAAAAGGCAAAGCGCCGCATTGACCGGCTGCGCCAGTACGAGCGCGACGTGCGCCGGGACTTCGCGCACAAGGCCAGCCACGCAATCGTCAACGATCCTCGCGCAGCGATGATCGTGTTCGAAGACCTGGGCGTGCAGCGCATGACCCGCAGGGCCAAGCCCAAACAGGATGCATCAGGTCGCTGGATGCGCAACAACGCCGCAGCCAAGTCCGGACTCAACGCCGCCATCCTGGCGTCGAGCTGGGGCCACATCAAACAGTTCAGCGTCTACAAGGCGCTGCGTGCGGGCAAGCTGTGCCTGGACGTGTCCGCGCATCACACCTCGCAGGAATGCGCCGCTTGCGGCCATAGTCATCCGGAGAACAGGACCACACAGGCCCTGTTTCTTTGCCAACGCTGCGGGCATCAAGACAACGCCGACGCCAATGCCTCGAAGGTCATTGCTCGGCGCGGAGTCGACCTGGTTCGATCGGGCCAGTACAGGGACAAAGACCGCAAGCGCACGATGCGCCTGCGCTCGAAGCAACAACTAGGGCCGGAGCGGTCCGAAGTTATGCCTGGGGAGTCGCGCGTAAGTCACGGCACTGGAAACGGTGCCGCGCTGCTGACGCAGAACCAGGAAACCCCCGCTACAACGCTCTGCGTTTAG
- a CDS encoding type II toxin-antitoxin system YhaV family toxin produces MRASKPAPLVIHGWTVFAHPLFLAQLEALAQQVETFKQKDPVGYVKKNASKRLAAITKLAFDVIPQDPTRPEYRQGNTLGEDHKHWLRGKFFQQYRLFFRYHAPSKVIVFAWVNDDDTKRAYESSDDAYRVFRKMLESGRPPDGWSQLLAEAHAEGQRLRRFAAGVAP; encoded by the coding sequence TTGAGAGCGAGCAAGCCCGCGCCATTGGTCATTCATGGCTGGACGGTTTTTGCCCACCCACTGTTCCTCGCGCAACTTGAAGCCTTGGCCCAGCAGGTCGAGACATTCAAGCAAAAGGACCCCGTCGGGTATGTGAAGAAAAACGCCAGCAAGCGACTGGCGGCGATCACCAAACTGGCGTTCGACGTCATCCCGCAAGACCCGACACGGCCAGAGTACCGCCAAGGCAACACGCTTGGTGAAGATCACAAGCACTGGCTCCGGGGCAAGTTCTTCCAGCAATACCGGCTGTTCTTCCGCTATCACGCACCCAGCAAGGTGATCGTGTTCGCTTGGGTGAATGACGACGACACCAAGCGCGCCTACGAGAGCAGCGACGACGCCTATCGGGTGTTCCGCAAGATGCTGGAGAGCGGTCGTCCGCCAGACGGCTGGAGCCAGTTGCTGGCCGAGGCGCACGCCGAGGGGCAACGCCTGCGGCGGTTCGCCGCAGGCGTTGCGCCGTGA
- a CDS encoding MFS transporter → MTTRQPVDRRSILALNAVSTLSQVGQYGIGFIVLPLWFAQQGLGPSRLGLITALPWVGMLAGLAVGPRWIARSSARRVVALGLACTLIAFAVIPRSAGAAWLVASALAGLGIGLRWIALEPWLYGLVPARARGRVVGLHETLIGLAPIIAPSLVGWFGTGESAVFTIGLAFTALAALPLALARPPQARQPLAAVPTTAALAPGRPASLPGAILALGLAIAMAGGLVEGAFAGLFPLFGTARGLGAAQIAWLLSIFGAGGLLFQYPLGWLADHRGLRLTAMLCTVGTALALAVLALPAAMGPLAVALFILGGFLPAFLTLAMIAATDTAHDKPATTFSRITMTYTASSALGPLVGGAVMQALGGSAFVALMELALVALAVYIVWRRRKAAPA, encoded by the coding sequence ATGACGACACGCCAGCCAGTTGATCGCCGTTCGATCCTCGCGCTCAATGCCGTATCCACGCTTTCCCAGGTCGGACAGTACGGCATCGGTTTCATCGTGCTGCCGCTGTGGTTTGCGCAACAGGGGCTTGGCCCCTCGCGCCTGGGGCTCATCACGGCGCTGCCGTGGGTGGGCATGCTGGCCGGGCTGGCGGTGGGACCGCGATGGATCGCGCGCAGCAGCGCGCGGCGGGTGGTCGCCCTGGGCCTGGCCTGCACGCTCATCGCCTTCGCGGTCATTCCGCGTTCGGCCGGGGCGGCATGGCTGGTTGCCTCAGCCCTGGCGGGGCTTGGCATCGGGCTGCGCTGGATCGCGCTCGAGCCCTGGCTCTACGGGCTGGTGCCGGCGCGTGCCCGCGGCCGCGTCGTCGGTTTGCATGAGACGCTGATCGGGCTTGCGCCCATCATTGCGCCCTCCCTCGTCGGCTGGTTTGGAACTGGCGAGAGCGCGGTGTTCACCATCGGGCTGGCCTTCACGGCGCTGGCTGCGCTGCCGTTGGCCCTGGCCCGGCCGCCGCAGGCGCGACAACCCCTGGCTGCAGTCCCGACCACCGCCGCGCTGGCTCCTGGGCGCCCTGCCTCCTTGCCCGGCGCCATACTCGCGCTCGGCCTTGCCATTGCCATGGCCGGCGGTCTCGTCGAGGGCGCGTTCGCGGGTCTGTTCCCGCTGTTTGGCACCGCGCGCGGATTGGGCGCGGCGCAAATCGCCTGGCTGCTCTCCATCTTCGGCGCCGGCGGCCTGCTGTTCCAATACCCGCTGGGCTGGCTGGCCGATCACCGGGGACTGCGCCTCACGGCGATGCTGTGCACCGTGGGCACGGCCCTGGCCTTGGCGGTGCTTGCCTTGCCTGCTGCGATGGGCCCGCTGGCCGTGGCGCTGTTCATCCTGGGCGGCTTTCTCCCCGCGTTCCTCACGCTGGCCATGATTGCCGCAACCGATACAGCCCACGACAAACCGGCGACCACATTCAGCCGCATCACGATGACGTATACGGCGAGCTCGGCGCTGGGCCCGCTTGTGGGCGGCGCCGTGATGCAAGCGCTCGGAGGCTCTGCGTTCGTCGCACTGATGGAACTTGCCTTGGTCGCGCTGGCCGTCTACATCGTCTGGCGCAGGCGCAAGGCCGCGCCAGCCTAA
- a CDS encoding antitoxin Xre/MbcA/ParS toxin-binding domain-containing protein, giving the protein MLKKADFVEALRDATTMDLVNIERQGVPAELFVFLSERMEVPLADVLRFTGAPRSTALRKLSQGARMDGVAGQAALGVTRLLAKAKAMAEDSTHPDAASFDTSRWLGAWIRKPQPALGGRRPEELLDTPTGIDAVMRVLGAIQSGASL; this is encoded by the coding sequence TTGCTCAAGAAGGCTGACTTCGTCGAAGCGCTGCGCGATGCCACGACGATGGATCTGGTGAACATCGAGCGCCAGGGAGTCCCTGCCGAACTCTTCGTGTTCCTCTCCGAACGGATGGAGGTTCCACTGGCGGACGTCCTGCGTTTCACCGGAGCGCCGCGTTCTACGGCGCTGCGAAAGCTGAGCCAAGGCGCGCGCATGGACGGCGTGGCCGGGCAGGCGGCGCTCGGTGTGACGCGGCTGCTGGCGAAGGCCAAGGCGATGGCGGAAGACTCCACCCACCCGGATGCGGCGTCGTTCGACACCTCGCGATGGCTCGGCGCGTGGATCAGGAAGCCGCAACCGGCCCTCGGTGGCCGCCGACCTGAAGAATTGCTCGATACCCCGACTGGAATCGATGCCGTCATGCGGGTGCTCGGCGCGATCCAGAGCGGAGCGTCGCTTTGA
- a CDS encoding RES family NAD+ phosphorylase, translating into MICWRVAAETRRYRANDLSGLGAAANPGRWNAFGEAVVYAAQTRALAVLETAAHVDDGAFPLNRFLVEIEVPDALWDAREVTDPNTLNPAWAAIPCGMASVDHGSAWIRSARSLILLVPSVIVPEEFVVLINPAHADAPRLSATNRRSLEYDRLFRR; encoded by the coding sequence TTGATCTGCTGGCGCGTCGCGGCCGAAACCCGCAGGTATCGCGCCAATGACCTCAGCGGCCTGGGCGCAGCGGCCAATCCCGGGCGGTGGAACGCGTTCGGTGAGGCTGTTGTCTACGCGGCGCAAACGCGCGCCCTTGCCGTGCTCGAGACCGCCGCGCATGTGGACGACGGCGCCTTTCCCTTAAACAGGTTTCTTGTTGAGATCGAGGTCCCCGATGCGCTATGGGACGCTCGCGAAGTCACCGACCCCAACACACTTAACCCGGCATGGGCAGCGATCCCGTGCGGCATGGCCAGTGTCGATCACGGGTCAGCCTGGATTCGTTCTGCCCGAAGTCTCATCCTGCTCGTGCCCTCGGTGATCGTGCCCGAAGAGTTTGTCGTGCTGATCAACCCCGCGCATGCCGACGCTCCGCGCCTCTCGGCGACCAACAGGCGGTCGCTCGAGTACGACCGGCTGTTCCGCCGCTGA
- a CDS encoding MEDS domain-containing protein: MTPDSLLTIEEASKFLNVSKTSLRRWTKLGQLPCVRIGARQERRFKTSDLQSLLLEPPAVHTPAHKVPATGRLAPLDALDEAAAQSIPRHVCLHYRTPSELWALFLPYVKQHLERGAPMFYIHREGCGDEVIAELAALGYNAKELIAQGRLTLLEPSQAYLRDGRFSAQRMIEFMDAAIQEHARLGFGEMLIAGEMSWYLSGAEGVQEMIPYEDALNDMLLRYPDVTIVCQYDINRLSAEINLGAICSHTHVHMADRFVQGFYGK, translated from the coding sequence ATGACACCAGATTCGCTGCTCACCATTGAGGAAGCATCCAAGTTTCTTAACGTGAGTAAAACCTCGTTGCGCCGGTGGACCAAGTTGGGTCAGTTGCCGTGCGTGCGAATTGGGGCGCGGCAGGAGCGACGCTTCAAGACGTCGGATCTCCAGTCTTTGCTGCTTGAGCCACCGGCGGTGCACACGCCGGCCCATAAGGTGCCGGCCACCGGGCGCTTGGCCCCGCTCGACGCACTCGACGAAGCCGCGGCGCAGAGCATTCCGCGCCATGTCTGTCTGCATTACCGCACGCCCAGCGAACTCTGGGCTTTGTTTCTCCCCTACGTGAAGCAGCATCTGGAGCGCGGCGCTCCCATGTTTTACATCCACCGTGAGGGGTGCGGCGACGAGGTGATCGCCGAGTTGGCCGCCCTCGGCTATAACGCGAAGGAACTCATCGCGCAGGGTCGCTTGACGCTCCTTGAGCCCTCCCAGGCGTACCTCAGGGACGGACGGTTCTCCGCGCAACGCATGATTGAGTTCATGGACGCGGCAATCCAGGAGCACGCCCGGCTCGGCTTTGGTGAGATGCTGATCGCTGGGGAAATGAGCTGGTACCTGAGCGGCGCGGAAGGGGTGCAGGAGATGATTCCCTACGAGGACGCGCTCAACGACATGCTTCTTCGCTACCCCGATGTCACGATCGTGTGCCAATATGACATCAATCGACTTTCCGCCGAGATCAACCTGGGGGCGATTTGCTCGCATACCCATGTCCACATGGCGGACCGATTCGTGCAAGGCTTTTACGGGAAGTAA
- a CDS encoding FAD-dependent oxidoreductase: MANRLLIIGGVAAGAKAAAVARRRDPSAHIVLVQDELNISYSACGLPYWLAQDEGIDRHKLIARTPEAFARDRIEVRTSQRVEQLDVHRASARICDRATGRTYDEPYDNVLLATGAQAIALDIPRIGSTPVVAYLRSIADADHLSQILPTMQRAVIIGGGYIGLEMAETLLRRGLQVCLVEMMPRLLPNFAEVIGEAARDALEQHGAEVLTGQRVVGLDEGRVVLADGTALVADVVLAAMGVRPRTQLATAAGVALGPTGAIVVDTRMVTNVEHVYAAGDCVESRHWLTNAPVWMPLGDVANRQGRVAGINMTGGVAAFPGVLGTAIFRVFELAVARTGLNHAQALAAGFDPVTEVLEAPSRARYMRGSRTLKIALTVQRGTGLVLGGEVSGEDAVDKTVDILATAIWGKLHANDLADLDLAYAPPFSPVLAPVQLAGDVLHKMA; this comes from the coding sequence ATGGCCAATCGGCTTTTGATCATCGGTGGTGTGGCTGCTGGCGCGAAAGCAGCAGCAGTCGCACGACGAAGGGATCCGTCTGCGCATATCGTGCTGGTCCAAGATGAGTTGAACATCTCGTACTCGGCCTGCGGGCTGCCTTATTGGTTGGCTCAGGATGAGGGCATTGATCGCCACAAACTCATCGCCCGCACGCCGGAGGCATTTGCGCGCGACCGCATTGAGGTGAGAACGTCGCAGCGTGTCGAGCAACTCGACGTGCATCGCGCCAGCGCACGTATTTGCGATCGGGCAACGGGCCGCACCTATGACGAGCCGTACGACAACGTGCTGCTGGCCACAGGCGCCCAAGCCATCGCGCTGGATATTCCACGAATCGGTTCCACGCCCGTGGTTGCGTACCTGCGCTCCATTGCCGATGCTGATCACCTTTCGCAGATCCTGCCCACCATGCAGCGCGCAGTGATCATTGGGGGCGGCTACATCGGACTGGAAATGGCAGAAACGCTGTTGCGGCGTGGGCTGCAGGTGTGCCTTGTGGAAATGATGCCGCGCCTGCTCCCAAACTTTGCCGAGGTCATTGGGGAGGCGGCGCGTGACGCCTTGGAGCAGCACGGCGCCGAGGTGCTCACCGGGCAGCGCGTTGTGGGTCTTGACGAGGGGCGGGTGGTGCTTGCGGACGGCACGGCGCTGGTGGCGGACGTCGTGCTGGCAGCCATGGGGGTGCGGCCCCGCACGCAGCTGGCCACAGCGGCGGGCGTGGCCCTTGGCCCGACCGGCGCCATCGTCGTCGACACCCGCATGGTCACCAATGTGGAGCATGTCTATGCAGCCGGCGACTGTGTCGAGTCAAGACATTGGCTGACGAATGCGCCCGTCTGGATGCCACTTGGCGATGTCGCCAATCGTCAGGGTCGGGTCGCCGGCATCAATATGACGGGGGGCGTCGCCGCTTTCCCCGGTGTGCTCGGCACGGCAATTTTCCGGGTCTTCGAACTCGCCGTGGCGCGCACCGGCCTCAACCATGCGCAGGCGCTGGCCGCGGGTTTCGATCCTGTCACGGAAGTCCTCGAGGCGCCCAGCCGTGCGCGGTACATGCGCGGATCCCGGACGCTGAAGATTGCCCTGACGGTGCAGCGCGGCACCGGCCTTGTGTTGGGGGGAGAAGTCAGCGGGGAGGATGCAGTCGACAAGACTGTGGATATTCTGGCAACCGCAATCTGGGGCAAGCTGCACGCCAACGATCTTGCCGATCTGGATTTGGCCTATGCCCCGCCGTTTTCTCCCGTACTGGCGCCCGTCCAACTCGCCGGAGATGTCCTGCACAAAATGGCCTGA
- a CDS encoding aldehyde dehydrogenase family protein, whose translation MSQTDTTAAKADSQAEIAAFMQRARAAQEAISQYTQEQVDALVLAVGWNVVKNKEALARAAVDEGGFGNYESKVMKIRNRVTGTIRDMQGQKTVGVCEEIPERGIVKIAKPVGVIAALIPTTGPDATPPVNALAALKGRNAIIVAPHPRTAGTSALAVQLMRDGCKKVGAPEDLIQIVTRPSIGKTAELMRQADLVVATGGEAMVKAAYSSGTPAYGVGVGNGVHVVDETGDLDDAAAMIARAKVFDFATSCLADNALVAHASVYASLLTKLTARGGYVLNSSEKAKLQRLMWPTPGQAIPVLDVIAKSASHIAKLAGFEIPQGASFLIVEDDGTGPEHPFSGEKLSVVLAAYRYAGSIAKAVDLVNAITSYQGLGHTCGIHTTNDAHVEALAMGTRTARVMVNQDLNEGAGSPRNGMPYTLSLSCGTWGATSPRKTSMFGTS comes from the coding sequence ATGAGTCAGACCGATACAACTGCAGCAAAAGCCGATTCTCAAGCGGAGATCGCCGCGTTCATGCAGCGCGCGCGTGCGGCGCAAGAGGCCATCAGTCAATACACGCAAGAGCAGGTTGATGCGCTCGTGCTTGCCGTTGGGTGGAACGTCGTCAAGAACAAGGAAGCGCTGGCCAGGGCCGCCGTGGACGAAGGCGGCTTTGGGAATTACGAATCCAAGGTCATGAAGATCCGCAACCGCGTGACCGGCACCATTCGGGACATGCAGGGGCAAAAAACGGTCGGGGTGTGCGAGGAGATTCCCGAGCGCGGCATCGTCAAGATCGCAAAACCCGTCGGCGTGATTGCCGCTCTCATTCCAACCACGGGCCCGGATGCCACGCCTCCGGTGAATGCGTTGGCAGCGCTCAAGGGCCGCAACGCCATCATCGTTGCGCCACACCCACGCACGGCGGGGACGTCCGCACTGGCCGTGCAGCTCATGCGCGACGGTTGCAAAAAAGTGGGGGCTCCCGAGGATTTGATCCAGATCGTCACGCGCCCATCGATTGGCAAGACGGCTGAGCTGATGCGGCAAGCGGACCTGGTGGTGGCGACCGGGGGCGAGGCGATGGTCAAGGCCGCCTACAGCTCGGGCACGCCAGCATACGGCGTTGGCGTCGGCAACGGCGTGCACGTGGTTGACGAGACGGGCGATCTCGATGACGCGGCCGCGATGATCGCGCGCGCCAAGGTGTTCGATTTCGCCACGAGTTGCCTGGCCGACAACGCGCTGGTTGCGCATGCATCTGTCTATGCCTCGCTGCTGACCAAATTGACGGCGCGCGGCGGGTACGTTCTCAACAGCAGCGAAAAGGCGAAGTTGCAACGGCTCATGTGGCCCACTCCAGGCCAAGCGATCCCGGTGCTGGATGTCATCGCAAAATCGGCCTCGCACATTGCCAAGCTTGCCGGGTTCGAGATTCCGCAGGGCGCCTCGTTCCTGATCGTCGAGGACGACGGCACCGGCCCCGAGCACCCCTTCTCCGGCGAAAAACTGTCCGTGGTTCTTGCTGCCTACCGCTATGCCGGCTCCATCGCGAAGGCCGTCGATCTGGTCAACGCCATCACCAGCTACCAAGGCCTCGGGCACACGTGCGGCATTCACACCACCAATGACGCCCACGTCGAGGCGCTCGCGATGGGCACGCGCACGGCGCGGGTGATGGTCAATCAAGACCTGAATGAAGGCGCTGGCAGCCCGCGCAATGGCATGCCCTACACCCTGTCCCTGTCCTGTGGAACCTGGGGGGCAACATCACCACGGAAAACGTCAATGTTCGGCACTTCTTGA
- a CDS encoding acetate--CoA ligase family protein, with product MTNWAQATFSPRRIALIGASAEAGKAGRLLWDNLSAATSVEVVPIHPQVAHILGSRAYPCVADVPDPVDLAVIVTPAASVPAILEDCVRAGVITALVLSGGFAETGHDGATLQAKALAVAQAGGMRLIGPNCFGLLNTRCALNASLAMGLPKTGGVSLFTQSGSYGMAAFSRSQEGAIGFSKVLSAGNKADINELDALGVFGEDVHTRVIALVLESIADGPGLVRALRAITPSKPVVILKTGRTPGGARATSSHTAALAQSYGVIHAALTQAGAIMVDDGMTLFDVAAALDMQPPWKGNRVAIVTNSGGTGAELTDLCEAQGLQVPALSPSLQAAVAKHLPPHGSALNPVDVTTAWPRFAQMYGQSLRALLASDEIDAVVPVLLQRSALDMAVADAIIAETRQAQALGTSKPVHVCWVAPAEGAAVRSKLLAAGIPCHEWAARAARVLALCGERTAPMAPSLEAGALAQRHAPQADGWLAPEHAFGELELWGMPVAAWRLAHDAGDAASAAHAVGMPCVLKAIRPGLLHKSEAHAVHLGLRDASSVQACFQALESRLGPGPILVQAQAQPGIEIILGGIRDATFGPLVVIGLGGVWTEILADVQMALAPLSPEAAHQAIQRLRGARALEGYRGAKAVDIQALARLVSAFSQMFARAPWCLEVDVNPLLASGDRFLVVDARMRTKGMET from the coding sequence ATGACAAACTGGGCACAGGCCACGTTCTCACCACGGCGCATCGCGCTGATTGGCGCGTCAGCCGAGGCCGGCAAGGCAGGACGCCTGCTGTGGGACAACCTGTCCGCCGCCACGTCGGTCGAGGTCGTGCCCATTCACCCGCAAGTCGCGCACATCCTGGGCAGCCGTGCCTATCCCTGCGTCGCAGACGTGCCGGATCCGGTCGATCTGGCGGTGATCGTCACGCCCGCTGCCTCGGTGCCGGCAATTCTCGAGGATTGCGTGCGCGCAGGCGTGATCACGGCCCTGGTCCTCAGCGGCGGGTTTGCCGAGACGGGCCATGATGGCGCCACCCTGCAAGCGAAGGCGCTGGCCGTGGCGCAAGCCGGTGGAATGCGCCTGATCGGCCCCAATTGCTTTGGTCTGCTCAACACGCGGTGCGCGCTCAACGCCTCCCTGGCCATGGGCCTGCCAAAGACAGGCGGTGTGTCCCTTTTCACCCAAAGCGGCTCGTATGGCATGGCGGCGTTTTCGCGCTCCCAGGAGGGGGCTATCGGCTTTTCCAAGGTGCTCTCTGCAGGTAACAAGGCCGACATCAATGAGCTCGACGCCTTGGGCGTGTTCGGGGAGGATGTGCACACACGGGTCATCGCACTGGTGCTGGAGTCGATCGCCGATGGGCCGGGTTTGGTGCGGGCGCTTCGGGCCATTACGCCGTCCAAGCCGGTGGTCATCCTGAAAACCGGGCGCACTCCAGGCGGCGCGCGTGCCACGTCAAGCCACACCGCAGCGTTGGCGCAGAGCTATGGCGTGATCCACGCCGCCCTCACCCAGGCGGGGGCGATCATGGTGGATGACGGGATGACCCTGTTTGATGTGGCTGCGGCGCTTGACATGCAGCCGCCCTGGAAGGGCAACCGGGTCGCGATCGTGACGAACTCCGGAGGCACCGGAGCCGAGTTGACGGACTTGTGCGAGGCGCAGGGGTTGCAGGTGCCAGCGCTATCCCCATCGCTCCAGGCGGCTGTGGCCAAGCATCTTCCCCCGCATGGATCGGCGCTCAATCCGGTCGATGTCACCACGGCCTGGCCACGCTTTGCGCAGATGTATGGGCAAAGCCTGCGTGCACTGCTGGCCAGTGACGAAATCGATGCCGTTGTGCCGGTTCTGCTTCAACGCTCGGCGCTGGACATGGCCGTGGCCGATGCGATCATTGCCGAAACCCGCCAGGCACAGGCGCTGGGCACGTCCAAGCCGGTGCACGTGTGCTGGGTGGCGCCGGCCGAGGGTGCGGCGGTGCGCAGCAAGCTGCTTGCGGCCGGGATCCCGTGTCATGAATGGGCTGCGCGCGCAGCGCGCGTGCTGGCGCTATGCGGGGAGCGCACGGCGCCTATGGCGCCATCCTTGGAGGCAGGGGCGCTTGCTCAGCGCCATGCCCCGCAAGCCGATGGCTGGTTGGCGCCTGAGCATGCCTTCGGCGAATTGGAGCTCTGGGGCATGCCCGTGGCGGCGTGGCGCCTGGCTCATGACGCGGGGGACGCCGCAAGCGCGGCGCACGCGGTCGGGATGCCCTGCGTGCTCAAAGCGATCCGGCCCGGTTTGCTCCACAAAAGCGAAGCGCATGCGGTGCACTTGGGTTTGCGCGATGCGAGCTCCGTGCAAGCCTGTTTCCAGGCTCTGGAGTCGCGCCTCGGCCCGGGCCCCATTCTGGTCCAGGCGCAGGCGCAGCCCGGTATCGAGATCATTCTTGGCGGGATTCGGGACGCCACATTCGGCCCGCTGGTGGTCATTGGGCTCGGGGGCGTGTGGACGGAGATCCTCGCGGACGTGCAGATGGCGCTTGCGCCCCTGAGTCCCGAAGCGGCGCACCAGGCGATTCAACGCTTGCGCGGGGCCAGGGCGCTGGAAGGCTACCGGGGGGCCAAGGCTGTGGACATCCAGGCGCTGGCGCGCCTGGTGAGCGCGTTTTCGCAAATGTTCGCGCGTGCCCCGTGGTGCCTTGAGGTGGATGTGAACCCGCTGCTGGCAAGCGGCGATCGTTTTCTTGTTGTCGACGCGCGCATGCGCACAAAAGGGATGGAGACATGA
- a CDS encoding 1-aminocyclopropane-1-carboxylate deaminase/D-cysteine desulfhydrase, giving the protein MNPALTRLLAIARHPLGSLPTPLTPAPVLGRAVGVPALWIKHDELIGFGFGGNKVRGLEFLLADALGKNADVMITGAGAQSNHVRATAACAAAFGMQAVAVYWGQEPAAAQGNLRLTRLVGAQTRFTGHADRGQVDDAMRIEAQQWLADGHVPYVIPRGGACALGVLGHVLAAQELLQQCIARGIAPRHVVLAVGSGTTLAGWMLGTALWGAPWTVEGVTVSRPPSEVRARVSSLIAEAAALLGVTNAVPGDEIIVHDGFIGSDYGVPSPAGNAAIVLAARTQGVFLDPTYTGKAFAGVTELARRGHWSTTAPTVFIHTGGEPALFAHGMV; this is encoded by the coding sequence ATGAATCCAGCCTTGACCCGGTTGTTGGCCATTGCGCGGCATCCCCTGGGCAGCCTGCCCACGCCGCTCACTCCAGCTCCCGTGCTCGGCCGCGCCGTGGGTGTCCCCGCGTTGTGGATCAAGCACGATGAGCTCATCGGCTTCGGATTTGGCGGCAACAAGGTCCGCGGCCTGGAGTTTCTGCTGGCAGACGCCTTGGGCAAGAACGCCGACGTCATGATCACCGGGGCCGGGGCCCAGTCGAACCACGTGCGGGCGACGGCGGCGTGCGCAGCCGCCTTCGGCATGCAGGCTGTCGCCGTGTATTGGGGGCAGGAGCCCGCTGCAGCGCAGGGCAACCTGCGCTTGACACGTCTTGTCGGGGCCCAGACCCGATTTACGGGTCATGCCGATCGTGGCCAGGTCGACGATGCAATGCGCATTGAAGCTCAACAGTGGCTTGCAGACGGCCATGTTCCCTACGTCATTCCCCGTGGGGGCGCCTGCGCGCTGGGGGTGCTGGGCCATGTGCTGGCGGCGCAGGAGCTGCTGCAGCAATGCATCGCCCGCGGCATCGCGCCACGCCATGTCGTGCTGGCCGTGGGTTCGGGAACCACGCTGGCGGGATGGATGCTTGGAACGGCGCTTTGGGGCGCGCCCTGGACGGTCGAGGGCGTGACGGTGAGCCGCCCGCCGTCCGAGGTGCGCGCGCGGGTGTCGAGCCTGATCGCGGAGGCGGCCGCGCTGCTGGGTGTGACGAATGCCGTGCCCGGCGATGAAATCATCGTGCACGACGGGTTCATTGGTTCTGATTACGGCGTCCCAAGCCCGGCGGGAAACGCGGCGATCGTTCTGGCAGCGCGCACACAGGGTGTGTTTCTGGACCCGACGTACACGGGCAAGGCGTTTGCGGGAGTGACCGAGTTGGCGCGTCGTGGACACTGGAGCACCACGGCGCCGACAGTCTTCATCCACACGGGCGGGGAGCCTGCGCTTTTCGCCCATGGGATGGTGTGA